The Arthrobacter sp. NicSoilC5 genome has a window encoding:
- a CDS encoding TIGR03085 family metal-binding protein has translation MHFVEPSREVLAETLLAAGPDAPTLCKGWRTRDLAAHLYLRERKAAVGLGLIIKRLAKASDQATAKLAAKLTTNEDYARLVNTFRAGPPALSPMSIRALDESANLIEYFVHTEDVRRAVDRWAPRALDEAYSDALWDELVKRAAILYRGVDLGIVLVRPSGPRHVAKRAPVSVAIVGEPGELLMHAHGRTRHALVTFEGQPDAVALLQSAEVGL, from the coding sequence ATGCATTTCGTCGAACCGTCCCGAGAAGTCCTGGCCGAAACCCTGCTTGCGGCCGGCCCTGATGCGCCCACGCTGTGCAAGGGCTGGCGTACCAGGGACCTTGCCGCGCACCTTTACCTGCGCGAGCGGAAGGCCGCCGTCGGGCTCGGTTTGATCATCAAGCGCCTGGCCAAGGCCTCGGACCAGGCCACCGCAAAGCTGGCCGCCAAGCTCACCACCAACGAGGACTACGCCCGGCTGGTGAACACCTTCCGCGCCGGGCCGCCGGCCCTCTCCCCGATGAGCATCCGGGCGCTGGACGAAAGCGCCAACCTGATCGAGTACTTCGTGCACACGGAGGACGTCCGGCGCGCCGTGGACCGGTGGGCCCCCCGGGCACTGGACGAGGCTTACTCGGACGCGCTCTGGGACGAACTGGTTAAGCGCGCCGCCATCCTTTACCGCGGCGTGGACCTGGGCATTGTCCTGGTCCGCCCGTCCGGGCCGCGGCACGTAGCCAAGCGTGCGCCTGTTTCGGTGGCCATCGTCGGCGAGCCGGGCGAGCTGCTGATGCACGCCCACGGCCGCACCCGCCATGCCCTGGTCACGTTCGAAGGCCAGCCGGACGCCGTCGCCCTCCTGCAGTCAGCCGAAGTAGGGCTCTGA
- the hisI gene encoding phosphoribosyl-AMP cyclohydrolase: MSEQPTPVQTAGSAVSAPVQSVPAPSVESVPPASPLPEEVAAALKRDGAGLLAAVVQQYDTNEVLMLGWMDDEALHRTMTTGRVTFYSRSRQEYWRKGDTSGHVQWVKSVAMDCDGDALLVRVDQVGAACHTGTRTCFDGRDLDVVAGQAG; this comes from the coding sequence ATGTCTGAGCAGCCAACCCCCGTCCAAACCGCAGGATCCGCCGTGTCCGCGCCCGTGCAGTCCGTGCCGGCGCCGTCCGTTGAATCCGTCCCGCCGGCAAGCCCGCTTCCCGAGGAGGTGGCCGCCGCGCTCAAGCGCGACGGTGCAGGCCTGCTGGCCGCTGTGGTGCAGCAGTACGACACGAACGAAGTGCTCATGCTTGGCTGGATGGACGACGAAGCCCTCCACCGCACCATGACCACCGGCCGCGTGACGTTCTACTCCCGCTCCCGCCAGGAGTACTGGCGCAAGGGGGACACCTCGGGGCACGTCCAGTGGGTCAAATCCGTGGCCATGGACTGCGACGGCGACGCACTGCTGGTGCGCGTCGACCAGGTGGGCGCTGCCTGCCACACCGGCACCCGGACCTGCTTCGACGGCAGGGACCTCGACGTTGTGGCCGGCCAGGCAGGGTAG
- a CDS encoding anthranilate synthase component I — MQDLGTISPSLEEFRELAGHSRVIPVRLKVLADAETPIGLYRKLAQGQPGTFLMESAAVGGAWSRYSFIGARSRATLTTKDGQAHWLGEPPAGVPVSGSPVDAIRDTIDALRTDRFEGLPPFTSGLVGFLGWETVRHWERLVSPPEDDLHLPEMALNLVTDMAVHDNVDGTVLLIANAINFDNSSERVDEAWHDAVARVKELLARISAPVVQPVSVLAPAALDFASSVQERWDEAEYLAALDRGKEAIVDGEVFQVVISRRFEMECKASALDVYRVLRNTNPSPYMYIFSLEDAEGREYSIVGSSPEALVTVTGEEVITHPIAGSRPRGKTVEADKALAEELLADQKERAEHLMLVDLSRNDLSKVCVAGTVDVTQFMEVERFSHIMHLVSTVVGKLAPQAKAYDVLKATFPAGTLSGAPKPRALRLLDELEPHRRGIYGGVVGYLDFAGDMDMAIAIRSALLREGRAYVQAGGGIVADSVNPTEAMETVNKAAAPLRAVHTAGSLHNISAESLPGGTDS, encoded by the coding sequence ATGCAGGACCTCGGAACCATCAGCCCAAGCCTTGAGGAGTTCCGGGAACTCGCCGGCCACAGCCGCGTCATTCCCGTCCGGCTCAAGGTCCTCGCCGACGCCGAAACCCCCATCGGCCTGTACCGGAAGCTGGCCCAGGGGCAGCCCGGCACCTTCCTCATGGAATCGGCTGCCGTGGGCGGAGCCTGGTCACGCTACTCCTTCATCGGTGCCAGGTCCCGCGCCACGCTCACCACCAAGGACGGCCAGGCGCACTGGCTGGGCGAGCCGCCCGCCGGGGTGCCGGTCAGCGGCAGTCCGGTGGACGCCATCCGCGACACCATCGACGCCCTGCGCACGGACCGCTTCGAGGGACTGCCGCCGTTCACCTCCGGCCTGGTGGGCTTCCTCGGCTGGGAAACCGTCCGGCACTGGGAGCGTCTGGTCAGTCCGCCGGAGGACGATCTGCACCTGCCCGAGATGGCCCTGAACCTGGTCACGGACATGGCGGTGCACGACAACGTGGATGGCACGGTCCTGCTGATCGCCAACGCCATCAACTTCGACAACAGCTCCGAGCGCGTCGATGAGGCCTGGCACGACGCCGTGGCCCGGGTCAAGGAACTCCTGGCCAGGATCAGCGCCCCCGTGGTGCAGCCTGTGTCCGTGCTGGCACCCGCTGCCCTGGACTTCGCCTCGAGCGTCCAGGAACGCTGGGATGAAGCCGAATACCTGGCGGCCCTGGACCGAGGCAAGGAAGCCATTGTCGACGGCGAAGTCTTCCAGGTGGTGATCTCGCGCCGCTTCGAAATGGAGTGCAAGGCATCCGCCCTGGACGTCTACCGCGTGCTCCGGAACACCAACCCCAGCCCGTACATGTACATCTTCAGCCTCGAAGACGCCGAGGGCCGCGAATACTCCATCGTCGGGTCCTCCCCGGAAGCGCTGGTGACGGTCACGGGCGAGGAAGTCATCACCCACCCCATCGCCGGCTCCCGCCCCCGCGGCAAGACGGTCGAAGCGGACAAGGCCCTGGCCGAGGAACTGCTGGCGGACCAGAAGGAACGCGCCGAGCACCTGATGCTGGTGGACCTGTCCCGCAACGACCTCTCCAAGGTCTGCGTTGCCGGCACGGTGGATGTCACCCAGTTCATGGAGGTGGAGCGCTTCAGCCACATCATGCACCTGGTATCCACCGTGGTGGGCAAGCTCGCCCCGCAGGCCAAGGCTTACGACGTCCTGAAGGCCACGTTCCCGGCCGGCACGCTCTCCGGAGCCCCCAAGCCCAGGGCGCTGCGCCTCCTCGATGAACTGGAACCGCACCGCCGCGGCATCTACGGCGGCGTGGTGGGCTACCTCGACTTCGCCGGGGACATGGACATGGCCATCGCCATCAGGTCCGCGCTGCTCCGGGAAGGGCGCGCCTACGTCCAGGCCGGCGGCGGGATCGTGGCGGACTCGGTGAACCCCACCGAGGCCATGGAAACCGTCAACAAGGCTGCCGCCCCGCTGCGCGCAGTCCACACCGCCGGATCGCTGCACAACATTTCGGCGGAATCCCTGCCCGGCGGGACGGATTCCTGA
- a CDS encoding Trp biosynthesis-associated membrane protein, with protein sequence MPESGVTAGKAGKAGKARKNRSTPVWARKSTLVMLIALLALAAFGTTTQTWMTATLDPNQVGQAAATQSAIQVQGSKAATTVTALALVALAGGLAAAIAGRIARWIITAIIVLASAGVVTAAATVLADPLSAAQGTIAGATGISGSQAHVELTPFPVLAVVAGCLLALAALLILPASRYWKTRTKYDAPGAAGTAAAAGPVDEIDSWDRLSRGEDPT encoded by the coding sequence ATGCCGGAGTCCGGAGTAACTGCGGGCAAGGCCGGCAAGGCAGGCAAGGCGCGGAAGAACCGCAGCACGCCGGTGTGGGCACGCAAGTCGACGCTGGTGATGCTGATCGCCCTCCTCGCGCTGGCCGCCTTCGGCACCACCACCCAGACCTGGATGACTGCCACCCTGGACCCCAACCAGGTGGGCCAGGCTGCCGCCACCCAAAGTGCCATCCAGGTGCAGGGCAGCAAGGCCGCCACCACCGTCACGGCCCTGGCCCTGGTGGCCCTTGCCGGGGGACTGGCAGCGGCGATCGCTGGCCGGATCGCACGGTGGATCATCACCGCCATCATCGTCCTGGCCTCAGCCGGCGTGGTCACCGCCGCGGCAACGGTCCTGGCGGACCCCCTCTCGGCCGCGCAGGGAACCATTGCAGGCGCCACCGGGATCTCCGGCAGCCAGGCGCACGTGGAGCTCACTCCCTTTCCGGTCCTCGCCGTCGTCGCCGGCTGCCTCCTGGCGCTGGCAGCCCTCCTGATCCTGCCGGCGTCCCGTTACTGGAAGACGCGCACCAAATATGACGCGCCCGGCGCCGCGGGAACCGCTGCAGCGGCAGGGCCGGTGGACGAGATTGACAGCTGGGACCGGCTTTCCCGCGGCGAGGACCCAACGTAA
- a CDS encoding HGxxPAAW family protein, producing MSKAPASVSKSGTRQVAPGAIDHSQELGHGNSPAAWTCVIVMLVGALIAAIAFVIASTPIFIGGAVVMVIGLILGYVMRKAGYGVEGSKLKNSGH from the coding sequence ATGAGCAAAGCACCTGCGTCCGTTTCCAAGTCCGGCACCCGCCAGGTCGCCCCGGGCGCCATTGACCACAGCCAGGAACTGGGCCACGGCAACAGCCCGGCAGCATGGACCTGCGTCATCGTCATGCTCGTCGGCGCCCTCATCGCAGCCATCGCCTTCGTCATCGCCAGCACCCCCATCTTCATTGGCGGCGCCGTCGTCATGGTGATCGGCCTGATCCTCGGTTACGTCATGCGCAAGGCAGGCTACGGCGTCGAAGGCAGCAAGCTGAAGAACTCCGGCCACTGA
- the trpC gene encoding indole-3-glycerol phosphate synthase TrpC — protein MATVLDDINAGVREDMEARKRLVSLAELKDLAQAAAPARDAWAALGGTSPTREQLKVIAEIKRRSPSKGDLASIGDPASLARQYADGGASVISVLTEQRRFNGSLADLDAVRAAVDIPLLRKDFTLDEYQIWEARAHGADLILLIVAALSDAQLTEFSALSRELGMNVLVETHTEEEIERAVAANARIIGVNVRNLKTLDVDRSVFASLAGMIPAEAVVVAESGVRDADDVTHYAASGANAILVGEALVSHATPRERIAEFTAAGAAAIAARS, from the coding sequence ATGGCGACTGTTCTCGACGACATCAACGCCGGTGTCAGGGAGGATATGGAGGCCAGGAAGCGGCTCGTTTCCCTGGCTGAGCTGAAGGACCTGGCCCAGGCAGCGGCACCCGCCCGCGATGCCTGGGCGGCCCTCGGCGGAACCTCCCCAACCCGGGAACAGCTGAAAGTCATCGCCGAAATCAAGCGCCGGAGCCCCTCCAAGGGCGATCTCGCCAGCATCGGGGATCCGGCGTCGCTCGCCCGGCAGTACGCCGACGGCGGTGCCTCCGTCATCAGCGTCCTCACCGAACAGCGCCGCTTCAACGGGTCCCTGGCCGACCTCGACGCCGTGCGCGCCGCCGTCGACATCCCGCTGCTGCGCAAGGACTTCACGCTCGACGAGTACCAGATCTGGGAGGCCCGTGCCCACGGTGCCGACCTCATCCTGCTCATCGTGGCCGCGCTTTCCGACGCCCAGCTCACGGAGTTCAGCGCCCTCAGCCGCGAGCTCGGCATGAACGTGCTGGTGGAGACGCACACGGAGGAAGAAATCGAGCGGGCCGTCGCGGCCAACGCCCGGATCATCGGCGTCAATGTGCGCAACCTGAAAACGCTCGACGTCGACCGTTCCGTTTTTGCCTCCCTGGCAGGAATGATCCCCGCCGAGGCCGTCGTGGTTGCCGAATCAGGCGTCCGCGACGCGGACGACGTCACGCATTACGCCGCCAGCGGCGCCAACGCCATACTGGTGGGCGAGGCCCTGGTAAGCCACGCCACGCCGCGGGAACGCATCGCCGAGTTCACTGCCGCCGGCGCCGCCGCCATCGCTGCCCGCAGCTAA
- the trpB gene encoding tryptophan synthase subunit beta gives MAEAPSGNADNTTAEAFLQGGSLRHAPGPYFGNYGGRWMPESLIAALDELEETFNKAKDDPGFRAQIADLNKNYSGRPSLLTEAKRFSQHAGGVRVFLKREDLNHTGSHKINNVLGQALLAKRMGKTRIIAETGAGQHGVASATAAALMGLECVVYMGAEDCRRQALNVARMELLGAKVIPVTSGSQTLKDAINDALRDWVANVSTTHYLLGTAAGAHPFPAMVRYFHEVIGEEARAQILEQEGRLPDAVCACIGGGSNAIGIFHGFLDDPSVKIYGFEAGGEGVETGRHAATITLGKPGVLHGARSYLMQDDDGQTIESHSISAGLDYPGVGPEHSYLADIGRVSYEPITDGEAMDAFRLLCRTEGIIPAIESSHALAGAIKVGQRLAAEDAASAGEKIIIVNLSGRGDKDVATAAEWFDLLDKNSAESEIGKEGEQL, from the coding sequence ATGGCTGAAGCACCCTCAGGAAACGCTGACAACACCACCGCGGAAGCATTCCTGCAGGGGGGATCCCTCCGCCACGCCCCGGGGCCGTACTTCGGCAACTACGGCGGCCGATGGATGCCCGAGTCCCTCATCGCCGCCCTGGACGAACTTGAAGAGACCTTCAACAAGGCCAAGGACGACCCCGGGTTCCGGGCCCAGATCGCGGACCTGAACAAGAACTACTCCGGCCGCCCGTCCCTGCTCACGGAAGCCAAGCGGTTCTCCCAGCACGCCGGGGGAGTGCGGGTGTTCCTCAAGCGCGAGGACCTCAACCACACGGGCTCGCACAAGATCAACAACGTCCTGGGCCAGGCCCTGCTCGCCAAGCGCATGGGCAAGACCCGCATCATCGCCGAGACCGGCGCCGGCCAGCACGGCGTGGCCAGTGCCACCGCCGCCGCCCTCATGGGCCTGGAGTGCGTGGTGTACATGGGTGCCGAGGACTGCCGCCGCCAGGCGCTGAACGTTGCCCGCATGGAGCTGCTGGGGGCCAAGGTCATTCCCGTGACCAGCGGGTCCCAGACCCTCAAGGACGCCATCAACGATGCCCTCCGGGACTGGGTAGCCAACGTTTCCACCACCCACTACCTGCTGGGCACCGCCGCCGGAGCCCACCCGTTCCCCGCCATGGTCCGCTACTTCCACGAGGTCATCGGCGAGGAAGCCCGCGCCCAGATCCTCGAGCAGGAGGGCAGGCTCCCGGACGCTGTCTGCGCCTGCATTGGCGGCGGCTCCAACGCCATCGGCATCTTCCACGGGTTCCTGGATGATCCCAGCGTGAAGATCTACGGGTTCGAGGCCGGCGGCGAAGGCGTGGAGACCGGCCGGCACGCCGCCACCATTACCCTGGGCAAGCCCGGGGTGCTCCATGGTGCACGCTCCTACCTGATGCAGGACGACGACGGGCAGACCATCGAGTCGCACTCGATCTCCGCCGGACTGGACTACCCCGGGGTCGGCCCGGAGCACTCCTACTTGGCCGATATCGGGCGGGTCAGCTACGAGCCCATCACCGACGGCGAAGCGATGGACGCCTTCCGGCTCCTGTGCCGCACCGAGGGCATCATCCCCGCCATCGAGTCCTCGCATGCGCTGGCCGGAGCCATCAAGGTGGGCCAGCGGCTTGCCGCCGAGGACGCCGCTTCCGCCGGCGAAAAGATCATCATCGTCAACCTGTCCGGACGCGGTGACAAGGACGTGGCCACCGCCGCCGAATGGTTTGACCTGTTGGACAAAAATTCCGCCGAATCGGAAATCGGCAAAGAGGGGGAGCAGCTGTGA